The Tribolium castaneum strain GA2 chromosome 3, icTriCast1.1, whole genome shotgun sequence sequence AAATACGCGTGTTACTTTTattacgtaataaaactctTCAAATACTACAACTTATCTACATAACATTTTGTtaaactatttattatttttattgtttttctcCTTTCTTCTGTGCAAACAAGTTTAATAATATACAGTATGagttattcaaaatttgtttttcaaatggcACCCTACCacctcaatttttttggtaaaagaatATGGTCTAAAAATAACTtctactttaataaaattaattttaagccagtggtttttctttaataaataattaaagttgCGTTCCGAGCTCATTACGAAGGTTTTTTTGAACTTGGCCGAAGTGATCGTTTTCATAGATGTTTatatttgcgaaaaatttaaCGAATCAAATTAGTAGATTAAAAACATCCGTAGATACAAACAGCCACTTCGGCTAAATTCGAAATATCTTCGTAATGAGTTCGGGccgcaattttaaaaattcatttaagaAAAACCGCTgacccaaaataaattttattaatgtaaaagttatttttagcCCATAATCTTTTACTAAGAAAAAACGTTGTAGTAGggtgccatttgaaaaaaaaattaaaaaaaaaaacgcaaaaactaaaagaaattaaaaaaagtttttcttgaaaaatcaTCACATTTTTAACGTAGTTGATGATGTACTTAATTGTGTTTACGTAAGGTACATAATTTAAGCACAAAACGTTTGGTTCCATACATTTGCCCAACGCTGtatagtttgttttttttttatattcataactacttttattgtttttttaaattggctGATTCTATCACAAGGAAAATAgtgcttaatttttatttttgtactcatagctTCTCTTCTACTAATTTGaagtaaatttgcgaaatatttattgaaaaattacaaacaaaaaaaatgttatatttgTTAAGCTCgattacctgttaaaattaccacacgtatttctgatacgaCTTGTATCGTGCAGTAgataacaattaatttaaaattgtcgcCTAACAGATTTATCAGCTAAGTATCAGATTTCCAAGGTGGCTAACATCTACTAACAGAGTAGGAAAAGATCTGATCTCAAGCCGTTTTTATAACGTTTTTCGGTTATATCATATTCAGTAATCACTCGGTATTCTTGAATATgtatcaaataaatttacccgGTGAAATAATCCAAATGCTAGTTAATAACTATTACGTAATAATATGTGATTTGCTAGGAAGAATATTATAAATGGTAggtaaaataatgtaaatgtAAGTGGTGATATAAGTGgtaggtaaaataaaatttgtttacccCCAGTGTCTGCAACAACCTATCGTTAGATAAATTTTATGGCTTCGTTAATTCTTAAGGTTGGGATGATCTTATTAGCGAAATTAGAAATTATGGAACCGATAAAATTTATGCAACAATTTACTAGAAGATAAAAAAGACCACTTATTTGCTAAAAACCTAtgctaattatttaaaatgataGAGATGAACTAAAAACGAGTTTTCAGTCAAATAtgcagttttaatttttttttagatgaaAGGACAGACCCAGTGTCGTTTTAGGAGGTGAGGAGTGTTTGATACAtagcgttttttatttttcacctagcatttacaatttttaagcaGTAGTTTAAGTAATTgacttttccaaaaaaaataaagaaatttaaaaatcaagacagTTTTTAAAGTAGACTAATTTATTAGCCTTAACAACAACggataatataaataaattaagatcTAAACAACACTTCAACCGCTAACCTGTTAGTCTCtattcttaataaaatatgcTTTTAAAGCCACAAATGCTGTAATAGTGTCACCTAATAATCGTTTTTTGTCTTAGTTTAAAAAGTAAGAAAACTTGTTCATATTCAATAGATTCTAGATTTCTCCAcacttttttgtttctcaaaTAAGGTGTAATTACCTGGAAATTTACGCTTCGAAAAGTCTCAACCAAAAACCCTCTTATTCACAATAAATGTTaggtaataattttaagtgtTGGTACTTACCTACAGCAACAACAGTTACGAATACATTTAAAGAAACAAAAGCTCTTAAAGATACATTATCATTGTGATTTGTATGTTTAttcatattttccaaaattccgtctttgtaatttattggttAGAAAAACTAgggtatttttaattactgcTACTTGTTCGTAATACGACATATATACTCGTAAACAAAACTGATAAATTATCCCGCACGATGATAAGATCACACAGCATGTAACACAGACTAAGataaagaataaatttttgctatgTGACCCAGTatcagtttgttttttaatatttttctgttttggaATGCTTAAGGAGTAGCCTTGGGATTTTCACTTGCAATTCCGACTTTGGGTATTTCCAGAGACGCTTGGAAAACAAATCAACAAAGATAgttcaaaaaactttattagctccgattttcttaataaaaatcacatttacAACAATCCTCTAAATTAAGGTTTTAGCTTATTAACAATCCAGTTGACGTATTTAGAAACTTTGGTATAAACTCCTGGCCAATTTTCCATTCCACACGGCGACGGTCCAAATGAAACGACTCCTGCAGCGTACCAATGGTCGTCCTTGTTTTTGTCTCTGATAACGGTCATCAGCGGACCACCACTATCACCTCTACAAGAATCGCGCCCTTTTTCACCACCTGCACACATCTGTCCTGGGCCAAGTCTCACATTAGCGACGCGATATGTAGAGCTACACTCGGAAGTTTGTTTAACTGGAACCTAAACCGATTTGTAAAAAGTGAGCAATAAAATGAGAACAAATCACCTGGACTTTCAGTTTTATGTTGCTTTCAGACCTGTTCTCAGTTTTGCCCCAACCGGCGACAAACAGTTTTTGGCCAATGAATGACCGTCGAAGTTCTTCGTTTGAGGTTGGTAAGCAGATGGGTCGGACATAGTCTATGAAACAGTATGAAAAAAGGAAGCGaattttatgaaaacaaaCCTGAAAATGTCACAGAGCGTTTCAGCCTCAGCAAGGCGATATCGTGATACTGGTTTACGTCATTCGGATCGTAACTTTCATGTGCTATTCTTTCAACTACAGGGACGTTGACTGGGGGTGGAGCACAGTCTTCACCAAAGCCGTTGTTGATGCAGTCTTGGTCAGTTTCAGTGTTGTATTCGCCCAAGCGGACGCTCACTCTAAAATTGTGACTTGAAGacaatttggtttaatttttatcaacaattacAGTTTCCACGTCTTTGGCAAGTCCTTGCCTTTGACGCAATGAGCCGCCGTTAAAATGTATTTGTTACTGATTAAAACCCCACCGCAGTAGAAACCTCGGCTACCACCAgctaaaatattcaaaataaaatcaatgtATACTTCTGGAACGTACGTTTTTCGTATTCAATCAGAGCCATCCAAGGGAATTCGTCCAAGTCTGTTTTCTCCCCTCCGTAGATCCTGCTTTGTGTGTTTAGGCCGCAAACGTCGCCCCCAGGGAGCAAATTGCTAGTCACCGATTCAAcatcttaaaaatattgttagagAATTATCCTCGcttcaattttcaattaccGGTGTTTTCAGTCGGTCCTTCTACAACCGGTGGCGGATTTGTGGTAATAGTTGTCCGTCCAGAAGGACAACACACTTTGGGGTAAGTGCCGACGAAACCACATTGCGATCGGCGAAGGTAATCGGCAGTGCTGGCTGTGATGGGACGCCTTTCTAAGAGGGAGTACAGGGGTTGGCATTTGTTGATGGGCTTGCAGTCGCCCTCCTCATTATCCGGTGTTCGGCAATTCTCATCTCAAAGtaaaaccaaattatttttttcagatttctaGTGAAAACGCGAGGCATCGTAAATAAGTAAACAGCAGCAACCACAATAACATTGACTCTTGGCAAGGTTATCACAATGCAAGGCCCATTACTCCAACTGCGGATTAACGCGATTTGCCGCAGTTGCATTATAATATAACTTTTAAGAATTGATTGATGGCTCGTATAATTAGACGCTTACCTGCGTTTAAAACTTGTGCTGTCACTACCAGAATAAAGAGACTCCTCACTAACATTGTAAACAAAGTTGCAATTATGAATAATATGAGTGCCTTGGGTTCTCACTGACCCATACCGATGTCGAGCGATCTTGTGTGAGTATCTCGCCTGCCTTGGAAAGTCCACCGTCTGTTCTATGAACTGGAAATACTAATGGCTTGGAAGACGTCATCAAAACTCCATCGCCCCTCTTTGCAAATTTTACACATTTTGTCATCTCTTTCTGTTTATAATTGCTAATGGAGTAAATATTGGTCATTTGTTGTTGATGGAATTTGTACGCATGAGCCGGTGCGGGATTTCCCAACAGGCAAGACAAGAAATTAACACATTCAAATTTCCCAATGCCGATATTTGATTAATTGACAAGACTTTCGAGCTGATACAGCTGTTGTCCCAACTGCTGCTACTGCATGTTTACATAACACAAATTTATGCTAAGATGTTGCCTTAATACTCGTACAAAAAACATCTTTTCGTTAATTCCAAGTTAAGAGTAATTAAGTCGGTAAGCAAGTAGTTTCAAGGCATTAATATCGCATTTTCATAACACTTTAAGTACAAATTTGTCACAAAGTGAGAATTAATGCAGTgacaacgaaaaaaaaaatatcataaCATTCTATAACGTTACCACGTGTCAAGGTTTTCAGAAAACTGTgagaaaagttttattatcgCAGTTACATCTACCATTTTCATGGTTTAAAACCGATCTGTTGTGCAAACAGTCATGAAGATTACGAGTAGAACGCTAAAAAATGATAGGTAAGTAGGTAGTTAATTGCCTGGAAAATCGCAGCACTGAATgagtagattttaattaggtATCACTTGTTTTGAAATGGTAATTTAATTGCccaaaaattaatggtaactacaaataataaaatgacgaatgaataaaaggaaaataatgCAACAAAGAAAAAGTATcaagagttttatttttatttgtttcaattATTGCGACTTTGTCACCTAGAAATTATGAACCCAAAAAAACATGTAAACTATAACGGACGATAAACTTACAACATTctgttcaatttttatctttaagtacgtatttattattttaatattgtaaaatattgattaatagtatattaaaaaacaagtttcataaGACCAGTTTTAAAGAACgaattcagtttaaaaaaaagtggcgTTAGCCCcgagttttttgaaataatgagTGTTTTATGGTCTTATGAAAcgagttttttatattatttatccTCTTTTTGCCGTGTTTAaacagaaattattattttagtcgatttaGGGATTCTTGTAACGGTGGTGATAcctcaattttgaaagtaaaaaatgtagaaccaacttttaaaaaaacttttaaatgacgacagtaaaatttgtttaagaaAACCTAAACGCTCTTcattttcttataattaaaCTGAAAGTGGCTGTTCGACATAGTACTATAAACACAAATTCATTGGTATCCCAATTCTTCCTTTCTTACCAATCACATTCAGAAAATTTTTCTTGCTTATCGACGTATAAACCTGTATCTATTTTTTCACATCCATCTGTttctataacacatttttttcgaataaCATGACAGTTTGCTATTCGACGTATAAACCCAAAGTTTATTGCATCTCTGATGAGAACTAATTTAGCATGTGTTGAGTTTCGGATAAAACGGAGGTTGAAAATCAGTGGCTTGGTAAGTGGAAGCCGGAGGATTATTTAGTCTATACTCGTACTATGAAAATACGATATTTTCAAAAGAATGCTTAAATCTTATGGTTTTCGGTTAGAGTAAGATGATTTCAGCCTTTccaaagcattttttttgtttttaaacaaagagTTGTTTGAAATGACGtatttacaattaaaacaGTGCATAGCTCAGCATAAGTCACAATTTTCAGCCAAGATAGGATAATTTCTAAAGCATTTTTTACGTTCCAAAtcatacatttttaacaaaactaaaCAAGTCAACAAGCAATTTAGTCATTATCTTAGCCAGGAATCGccgaaagaaaattatttgaaaaaaccgaGAAAAAAACTAGGAAAAAATCATCGTTTTCTGTCCAAATAAAGCAATTTGATCAGTTTCAAAGCATGTGTGAGGGTTTCTTTAGCAAGGAATTGgtacaatttttacaaaattcatttaataaattgttcattattttcgGCCAAAAACGTTGGAAATTGTCGTTtgtaagaataattttttgtaattttttgagttttgttcCTAGGGCGTggcaaccttatcgcgcacccaaaaaaatcgcgattctaatgaaataaaaatcctgaaattttttacaccAGCCTGTAGAATGATAAGGAccgtttttggtttttataaaattttttgttaataaataaagtcgtagcagttttataagtttttgGGCACTGactgttaatttaaatacaaagtttttagactAAGTGAATCCTTGCCTGCTAGCTCATCAAACACTGgtatcagaattataaatttttacttggttaCTTAAATAATCGTTCTTTTGTATTTAAACGCGAAACAGACGCATGATTTATTAGACGTTAGTATAATTTGCCAACAAAGAGATCACTTACCAGTAGCCGACCTTTTTGAAGTCCCTTATTTACAGTCTTacaataaaattgacaaaaactgatGCCTGCACTGAAATATCCCAACAAACCTTTTACAATCTTACCCCAATTACAGTTCACATTGTCACCAAATTTACGACGTCACAAGTAGcaactcataaataaaaataatttttaaacttaaaatgtaaaattgcGTTTAATTCAACATCTGACAGTTTCCTGAAGTGAATACGCgtagttttttataaaattcagaatttgactttttgctcaaaaattacttttttgataataattataaattattatctttatccgtaagtgaaaaattaccaaaaaattagacCTTTTGAACATACAGTCAGACGTgtagaatgcaaaaaaaagatTCTATTATCAAGCTCTATCGAGCGATTTATACCTACACTAAAAAAGGATCCAAAAAAGTGGCTAAGCCCTATTTTACCAAAACCGATAAATGGAAAAGTTGTGGTGTCAGATGGAAAAACTTGGTTTCTGAATGTAGGAAAACCCAGGGGGTTACATACACGATTTTTGTAAAGACATGTTTAAATCAATGCTCCTTGCTATTTTAACTGACATCTATAAAATTAAGCCCTTATTTcgatcaaaaagaaaaataaaaaacgaccACACACAGCCCATTTGACTTCAATGATTTTGGAAAAAGACTTCTCCATATTCCTTTTATAGCGCTACTATGTCACCttgtaaatataattttttttacccaCTTAGGTCCGATTTCTGGCACGATTAAACttcagttaaatattaaaactcgTTAGTTGGTGAGAGTATAAGGTAGTGCGTATCTGATTTGCGTTGCGTTGTTAACTGaggtttaaatttatctctcCGTTAAATATGTTTCCAGAAACTGGGCCCTAAAAAGGCATTGGAAAACGTTAGAGTCCAGAATGACGAATTGTGAACTTCACAATTTTACGCACAACTGGCTTAGGCACTCGGCCAGAAATCTTCTGTAAAGAAGGTATTATAAAACTACCAAAGGAATAGCGTATGTGCAAAGAGGTAAAGGAAGAGgtagtttaaaaagttttgtaaaaattttgtttcaataaaaagttataaacTAATTCCGGTTGAACTCCCCTCGCATATGGAAGTCCTGGTTAAACCGTTAATTAAtcatttcattaaataattaaacgtactttatttttgaattatttaacatCATCAAAAGAAAACGTTTCTTACTTCCTGTACTTAGgaagaaaaatatgttttgtagCATGTGATCGTTATTACCGCAATCTCAGTCAAGAATCgtaaatttcagttttatcAAGAAATTCCTTTATTCACGTATTAAAGAATACAGTGGAGTGGGTACAAATCGCCTAATCAAGGTTCGATATTATCTAAAATCCATTTTACATAACGCGCCACATTTGTGTAAATGGCTGGAACGTTACTTCCACAATTTGTGCTTCCAAAAGAAACAACTCCAATTAAGAAGTAGCGCGGTGGACCGTCCACAGCTTCGGGTTTCATTAGGGGACCACCTGAATCTCCTCCACAGGAATCATAACCGATCTGACCCCCAGCACAGAATTGGTTCTCGCTAACTGTTGCAAAATGACCAACGGATTGTTCACACATTTCGGGCTTAATAATGGGAACACGAACGTGCAGCAACACAGCACTGGATGCACCAGTTTCCACATCGTTTACACCCCATCCGGCCACTTCCATAGTGGTGCCCTCGTAGTCTTTGTTCAGAAGGGGGCCTTGCGGCAAGCAAATAGGCAACACATAACCTgaagaagaatatttttacaatttaatagCTTGACTATCTGTCTCACActggagtaaaaaaatttgaaaaaaaactgatctttttcctaaaaacgtattaaaaatGCTACTCGTGTTtgcagtttaataaaaattatcgtTCTCTATTTTATGtagttaataaatttaaatactaCCTATGATACCACTTAATAGGAATAATAGGTAATAAAGTGTTATCGCACTTTACAAGTCTTTCGCCTACGTTTAGTTGATCTAAATcgaaacagcaaatttttcacatttctttttaattttacttatcTTTAATAAAGAAGCACAATTGAATTCAATAAACATATGTAATATTCAACTattacaaacaataaaatggtaataaaaacaattaaaacactCATTTCTACGTTTTGCTTTTGTTacaacaataaacattttacgaCCATATCAAGTGTTAAAACAAACATTCATTACATAGTTAACAGTCATGTAGCAATAAATATTATCAGCTATTTGCGCCAAATTTTGCATATTAcgattcaaattttttaaattaggcgTAAGATACTGACGTAAAACCGTGGAGGTTCAtcgaatgtttgaaaaagttagATGTTTTGAAAGTTATCTTGTTTTATAATACGCCTTATTCTGtaaattttcaacttttatttaacttgctttgttgtctgttttCCGCGTCAATAATTTGAGAAGGTTTTTCTTATCCGAAAGAGCTGTAGTTCTGCATACACACATAATAATCTCTGTGACAATGCACTTAGTTAATTGCACCCTAACGAGGTTGGTTGGGATTACAATTTTACCGGATGGGACACTGCAcgattttttctagtttttacgAACAATATCAATAGaactgaatttttctttacagGAACTTAGTACCAGTCTAACTACAATATACAATTGgaaccaaatttttaaagtttgaagtacgagcaggaaaaaaaaatacaaattgatgacggacgggacacaaaaaagatATCACATTTTTACGGTTGAATaatcgttataaaattttgttaatttaaaaagcacTAATTCTATAaactatttttgaagtaaaaggtAAAACctgttgaaacttttgaaaccacAAAACAGAAGAATAAGGAAAAAGGCaacgacttctgattaatttacgtTTTGTTTTACATGACagataagtcaaaaaattttgtgtgtgaagataactctaaaaaattattcaagcagattttattattattattaaagattttaatattaaaattagacagtagaaatttgtttaacaacgtaaGGAGTAAgaacaacattttatgtttgcagTAACAGATGGGAcatcaaaagttaaaaagataaaaaagtatatcttttcttaaaaatcttTTGTCGTAAAATTCATTAGACAACAGTATCGTCTACTTTAAAGCAAACTCAACattactaaaataatttttaaacttcgaTGTCATGGAATGGCTGAGAGATCAAATCTAATATTTCTAATAGAAAGATAATCAAAAATGGCATTAAAACGtagcgaaataaataaaagcgttctttattttttgtcataataCGGGAGCAGGCATCACGAAAGTCGCTTATTTAAGAAGTTGGTCCGGACTCGATTGCACACGATTGCTGAAAACTGATTATTATGTAGAATTTCGTGCTGAATTCGAATCTGAAGATCACTTTTTGATTTGGAATTGCCTTCATCAtgaaaaacacgtttttctgaaaatttttgaagaactaactaaaattgcgcaaattttgtgtttacatcaTCATATTTGCCTTTTGAATAAAGCTacaaaattcacttttttatACTAGATTTCCCTGTATATGTAGATTCTAACgtatataaacaaattttagattttacaaaagaaaagtaagaaaattacaattttcttgtaacatgtcatatttgtgttgtagaattttcgagatgcgagaattttttttaaaatagactCCTATAGGTATAAGCAAGATGAAAGGAtgctaatattttaaataagtttttggtgcaagaatcatttcaatATCTGTAATActcaccaagttattgcaatttaaagttACTGCAATATGCGCGCGAGGTGGAGATCGCGGTATATTTATTTCCTTTTGTAGTGATTACAGGCCCACTGGACCaagtttttgattaatttttttcaattacaaacATTTCCAAGTTTACAAAAAGATaaacgaaaaataattaataattttcacatcaaaaaacagtttatttacTAACTAAATCTCttcaaattagttaaaatCACACACTTTCGTCATTTCTTTTTTGACCTTTTAAGTCCAGCAGCTAACCAATTTAAAGATGTTGTATCTATAAAACGAAGCCCTGCAATTGCTTTCTTTTTCTGATTAATAAAACAGTCATTGCATGATGTTAACttgaaaattctttaataataTCCTTTGTATCGTAATTCATGTATTCACAAAAGTGATCGAACGAAGAAACCTTATTactcattatttaaaaagcactTACGTGGTTTAAGtcatttttgagtaatttcgtttatttttgagttataaagtcacatatttaaaaaaaaacgaccaaaaagataagaaagtgataaattagaaaattttaaccaatttcAAGAGATTTAGTTAATAAATACACTGTTTTGACGCgaaaagttattgataatttaattatttaccgtTTTTTTGGCCTTTG is a genomic window containing:
- the LOC661375 gene encoding transmembrane protease serine 9, which encodes MLVRSLFILVVTAQVLNADENCRTPDNEEGDCKPINKCQPLYSLLERRPITASTADYLRRSQCGFVGTYPKVCCPSGRTTITTNPPPVVEGPTENTDVESVTSNLLPGGDVCGLNTQSRIYGGEKTDLDEFPWMALIEYEKPGGSRGFYCGGVLISNKYILTAAHCVKGKDLPKTWKLVSVRLGEYNTETDQDCINNGFGEDCAPPPVNVPVVERIAHESYDPNDVNQYHDIALLRLKRSVTFSDYVRPICLPTSNEELRRSFIGQKLFVAGWGKTENRSESNIKLKVQVPVKQTSECSSTYRVANVRLGPGQMCAGGEKGRDSCRGDSGGPLMTVIRDKNKDDHWYAAGVVSFGPSPCGMENWPGVYTKVSKYVNWIVNKLKLIACTTPKGEQGDCRSLNHCQPLRSILERRPMSQEDNKYLINSICGYEGLWPKMCCPSNTFIVPKKPLLPDKDQCGIFTASRIFGGMQTELDEFPWMALLEYQKPNGKRKLLCGGVLISEKYVLTAAHCVKRRVMSNAKLISVRLGEYNTKTNPDCLGFGISEVCASPPVTVDVEEAIAYENFNPNNINQYDDIALLRLKASVNFTDFIKPICLPTTPEELNKSYIGRKLTVVGWGVTENGSESNVKLKVQLPVTNTSECISVYQEYNISLGAGQICAGGEKGKDSCRGDSGGPLMGASVDKEGDVHWYAVGIVSYGPTPCGMEGKPGVYTMVSKYVEWIISKLEP